One window from the genome of Parasteatoda tepidariorum isolate YZ-2023 chromosome 8, CAS_Ptep_4.0, whole genome shotgun sequence encodes:
- the LOC107443609 gene encoding innexin shaking-B-like produces the protein MLDVLRSLKSLLKISRVHIDNNVFRLHYTVTVVVLIAFCIIVTTKQFVGEPIDCIHSSEVPESVINTFCWIHTTFTVPSAYGKEVGKDVPHPGIDSTQDASQFRYHKYYQWVCFTLFFQAALFYIPRWLWRMWEGGKIQALMMDLDIALCSETEKKQKKKLLVDYLMSTLKQHDWYAARYFLCETMAFANVVGQMFLMNRFFDGEFLSYGIEVIRYSERDQETRTDPMIRIFPRVTKCRFYKYGSSGNVELHDALCVLPLNVINEKIYIFLWFWFIILSVLTGVVLVFRVVIAACPPVRVYLLNMRFRIVHLDHLHTVVRRGSIGDWFLVYMLGQNIDAVIFREVLAEMAKRMTTEPKEAA, from the coding sequence ATGCTGGACGTGCTGCGGAGCCTGAAGAGCCTGCTGAAAATCAGCAGGGTCCACATTGACAACAACGTGTTTCGGCTCCATTATACAGTCACGGTCGTCGTCCTTATTGCCTTTTGTATCATTGTAACCACTAAGCAATTCGTCGGTGAGCCAATAGACTGCATACATAGCAGCGAGGTGCCTGAATCGGTCATCAACACTTTCTGTTGGATCCATACTACCTTCACAGTTCCCTCTGCTTATGGTAAGGAGGTGGGCAAGGACGTGCCGCATCCAGGCATAGATTCAACTCAAGACGCTTCGCAATTCCGCTATCACAAATACTACCAATGGGTATGCTTCACACTGTTCTTCCAGGCAGCGCTATTCTATATACCGCGATGGCTTTGGCGCATGTGGGAAGGCGGCAAGATTCAAGCGCTGATGATGGACTTGGACATTGCTTTGTGCAgcgaaacagaaaaaaagcaaaagaaaaagctTCTTGTAGATTATCTCATGAGCACGCTGAAACAACACGACTGGTATGCAGCGCGATACTTTTTGTGCGAAACAATGGCTTTTGCAAATGTCGTTGGCCAAATGTTTCTCATGAACCGCTTTTTCGATGGAGAATTCTTAAGCTACGGTATAGAAGTGATTCGCTATTCAGAGAGGGATCAAGAGACTCGAACAGATCCCATGATCCGAATTTTCCCTCGAGTCACCAAGTGCCGATTCTACAAATATGGCTCGTCTGGAAATGTGGAGTTGCACGACGCGCTCTGTGTCCTGCCTCTGAATGTAATCAAcgaaaaaatttacatcttcCTCTGGTTCTGGTTCATCATTCTTTCTGTGTTGACTGGAGTTGTGCTCGTCTTCCGGGTGGTCATCGCCGCCTGTCCTCCAGTCAGAGTTTACCTCCTGAACATGCGTTTCAGGATCGTGCACTTAGATCATTTACACACTGTGGTGAGACGGGGATCTATAGGAGACTGGTTCTTAGTGTATATGCTCGGACAGAACATAGATGCTGTGATCTTCAGGGAGGTGTTGGCCGAAATGGCGAAGAGGATGACCACAGAACCGAAGGAGGCGGCATGA